ATGGAACAGCGCCTGCAGCGCCGTGGCCACGACCAGGGCCACCAGCGGCCCGGGCACCCGCCTCAGGTAGGGCACGCGCGCGGTCCCGATCAACAGCGCCAGGCTGAGCACGGCCAGGCCCGTGGTGGCCGCATGCAAGTGCGGCAGGGCCTGCAGCAGCTGCCAGAGCTTCTCGTGGAAATGGCTGGCGGTTACGCCGGGCAGGCCGAAGAAGTCTTTCCACTGCCCCACCCAGATAATCACGCCGATGCCCGCGGTAAAGCCCACGATCACCGGCGCGGGAATGAACTTGATGACCGCGCCCATGCGCGCCACGCCCAGCAGCACCAGGATCAGGCCCGCCATCAGCGTGGCGATCTGCAGCCCGGCCACGCCGTGCTCGGCCACGACCCCGGCCAGGATGACGATGAACGCGCCGGTGGGCCCGGCGATCTGCAGCCGGCTGCCGCCGAACATCGCCACCAGCAGCCCCGCCACGATCGACGTGTACAGGCCCTGTTCGGGCTTGACCCCCGACGCGATGGCGAACGCCATGGCCAGCGGCAGCGCCACCACCCCCACAATGACCCCGGACACGATGTTGGGCAGCCAGTGCCGGCGTTGGAACAGCCCGGCCCGCTGGGCCTCGAGCAGCGCAATCACGATCGACCTCGCGAAAAAGGAAGGAAAGCCTTATCCCAGTGCCGTATCCAGGAACATCATTACCGCAAAGCCCGCCATCAGGCCGACCGTGGCCGGCGTCTGGTGGCCGTTGCGATGGGTTTCCGGAATGACCTCATGCGACACCACGAAAATCATCGCGCCGGCGGCCAGGCCCAGGCTGACCGGATAGGCCAGCGCCAGGCCGCTGGACATGCCCAGCCCCACCAGGGCCCCCAGCGGCTCCATCAGGCCCGAGGCCACCGCCACCAGCGCCGCGCGCAGCGGCGACAGGCCGGTGGCCCGCAGCGCCATCGCCACGGCCAGGCCTTCGGGAATGTCCTGGATGGCGATGGCCGAGGTCAGCGGAATGCCGACCTGCATGTCGCCGTTGGCGAAGCCCACGCCAATGGCCATGCCTTCGGGCAGGTTGTGCAGCGTGATGGCCAGCACGAACAGCCATACCCGGCTGATGCGCTCGGCCTCGGGGCCGCACGGACCGGTGCTGTCGTGCTCGTGCGGCGTGAAGGCGTCCAGGCCCAGCATCAGCAGCACGCCCAGCGCCAGTCCCAGCACCACCACGGCGGCGGCCATGGGGCCGTCGCCCACCAGCCCGCGCGCGGCGTCCAGGCCGGGCAGAATCAGCGAAAAAGCGCTGGCGGCCAGCATCATGCCGGCGGCGAAACCGGCCATGCCGCCCGCGAAGGCGTAGCGGATATAGTCGCGCTCGACACCGGTCAGGCCCTGGTACAGGCCCGACCCCAGCAGCCACAGCACTGCCAGGGTGGCCGCCGCCAGGCCCAGGGTGACCAGCGGGCGCGCCTGGGCCTGGGCCCGCCAGGCGGTGCGCCAGTCGCGGGCCGTTGTGACAGTGTCGGTGTGATTCATGGCGATGCCGGGTCGATAGCTCGGATAAGCAGCAGTTTACTGGCCGGCGCTGCCGCCGGCGGGGCGTTCCATATGGAATTCGGCCCCGGTATCGGCCACGATGCGAAAGCCCAGCCGTTCGTACAGCCGGCGGGCGGGGTTGGTCTTGAGCACGTCGAGCTGCGCGGGCAGGCCCGCCGCATCGGCCTGCGCCAGCACCTCGCGCAGCAGGCGCGCGCCCAGGCCCCGCCCCTGGTATTGCGGCGCGACCTGCACTTGCACCACATGCCAGGCCGCCGGCCCGCGATACGATTTCAACAGGCCGGCCGGCGCGCCGTCGAACAGCACGATGTGCGCATCTTCCCAGTGATAGCGGATGCGCGCCAGGTGCGTGGCGTCGTCGGCGGGCAAGCCGCTGCTGGCCAGGTGCTCATCCATGGTCTGGCGCCGCAGCGCCAGCAAGTAAGGCAGGTCGGACTCGAGTGCGGGGCGCAGCGTCAACATAAAAGAAACAGCAAATGGCAGGATCGGAACAACGCCAGTCTACTGCGATGCGGCCGTCTTGGATGCTCGCTTGGATGCCGTCTTGCGCGCGGCCGTCTTGCGGGTGGCGCGGCCGCCACTGCGCGTGGCGGAGGCAGGCTCGGGCGGCGCCTCGCGGTAAACATAGGCGCCCGACTTCTCGTCGCGCCCGAATGCCAGCAGGCCACGCGCCTGGGCCTCTTCGAGCAGGTTGCCGAAGGCGCGGAAGCCGTAGTACGACTCGTTGAAATCGGGCTTCCTGCGCTTGATGGCCTCTTTCAGCACCGAGGCCCAGATCTTGCCGCTGTCGCCGCGTTCGGACACCAGGTCGTCGAAGGTCTCGACCGCGATCCCGATGCCCTGGGCGCGGCGCGCCTCGAGCTCGGCCTTGCGCTGGGCGTCGTCGTCGCTTGTGCGGCGGGCCGCGCCGCCCGGCTCGCGCGCCGCGCCGGCCCTGGGTTCGGCGCGCGGGCGTTCGCGCACCAGGTCGTCGTAGAAGATGAACTCGTCGCAGTTGGCGATAAGCAGGTCGGACGTCGAGCGCTTCACCCCTACCCCGATCACCTGCTTGGCGTTCTCGCGCAGCTTGGACACCAGCGGCGAAAAATCGGAATCGCCGCTGATGATCACGAAGGTGTCGACGTGCAGCTTGGTATAGCAGAGGTCCAGCGCGTCGACCACCAGCCGGATGTCGGCGGAGTTCTTGCCCGATTGCCGCACATGCGGAATCTCGATCAGCTCGAAATTCGCCTCGTGCATGGTGGCTTTGAATTCGCGATAACGCTCCCAGTCGCAATAAGCTTTCTTGACCACGATGCTGCCCTTGAGCAGCAGGCGTTCCAGTACAGGCTTGATGTCGAATTTCTGGTAGTTGGCGTCGCGCACGCCCAATGCGACGTTTTCAAAGTCGCAGAAAAGCGCCATGCTGATGCTTTCCTGGGTGGCGGTCATGGGGGTCTCCGTTGGGCAACAGGCTGACGATACACCTGAATACCAAACCGGGCCTTCCAAAGCCGCGGGCGGCCCGGATAAACTCGGCGAACCCATCCCGCCACCCGCCGTTCCCCCGCGGAGCCTCCATGCCCTACATGCTGCTTATCGTCGAACCCATCGGCCAGCGGGCCCAGCGCACGCCCGAAGCCGGCCGCGCCGCCTACGAAAGCATGGTGCGCTACGCCGACGGCCTGAAGGCCCGCGGCCTGCTGCAGGACGCCCAATCGCTCAAGTCGGAAGCCGAGGGCGTGAAACTGCAAGTGCGCGACGGGCGGCAGCGCCTGCTCGACGGCCCGTACGCCAAAGCCAGGGAAATGATCGGCGGCTTTTTCCTGCTGAACTGCGCCACCCGCGAAGAAGCGGTGGCGATCGCGGCCGAATGCCCGGCCGCGCAATGGTGCACGGTCGAAATACGCGAACTGGGCCCCTGCTTCGCCTGACCGCCGCATCGCCGCCTATTTATAGGGGTTTTCCCTGATTCGACGATTTTCCTGTCGATCCGGCCGGGCGCCCCTCGTCGTGCCCATGACAGCCGCCGAATCAGGCGCGGCGCCCGACAGGAGATACCGCCATGCGATTCATGATCATTGTCAAAGCCAACGCCGACACAGAAGCAGGCCGCCTGCCCGACGACGCCTTGTTCGCCGAGATGGCCGCCTACCACGAGGCCCTGGCGCAGGCCGGCGCGCTGCTCGACGCGGCCGGGCTGCAACCCAGTTCGGCCGGCTGGCGCATCCGCTACGCCGATGGCCGGCGCAGCGTGGTCGACGGGCCTTTCGCCGAAAGCAAAGAGCTGGTGGCCGGCTACACCGTCATCCAGGCGCGCTCGCGCCAGGAAGCCCTGGAATGGACGCGCCGCTTTCCGGCCCCGATGGGGCCCGGCGTCGCGGCCGAGATCGAGGTGCGGCCGCTGTACGAAATCGACGACCTGCGCCAGGCCGCAGGAACCCCAGGTGTCTGACTCCGCAGGTGTCAGACACCGTTGCGTGACCCGATCAACGCTCATGACGGTATCTGCCGAAGCCAGACACCTG
This genomic window from Bordetella petrii contains:
- a CDS encoding ZIP family metal transporter, with translation MNHTDTVTTARDWRTAWRAQAQARPLVTLGLAAATLAVLWLLGSGLYQGLTGVERDYIRYAFAGGMAGFAAGMMLAASAFSLILPGLDAARGLVGDGPMAAAVVVLGLALGVLLMLGLDAFTPHEHDSTGPCGPEAERISRVWLFVLAITLHNLPEGMAIGVGFANGDMQVGIPLTSAIAIQDIPEGLAVAMALRATGLSPLRAALVAVASGLMEPLGALVGLGMSSGLALAYPVSLGLAAGAMIFVVSHEVIPETHRNGHQTPATVGLMAGFAVMMFLDTALG
- a CDS encoding GNAT family N-acetyltransferase, with amino-acid sequence MLTLRPALESDLPYLLALRRQTMDEHLASSGLPADDATHLARIRYHWEDAHIVLFDGAPAGLLKSYRGPAAWHVVQVQVAPQYQGRGLGARLLREVLAQADAAGLPAQLDVLKTNPARRLYERLGFRIVADTGAEFHMERPAGGSAGQ
- a CDS encoding YciI family protein; translated protein: MPYMLLIVEPIGQRAQRTPEAGRAAYESMVRYADGLKARGLLQDAQSLKSEAEGVKLQVRDGRQRLLDGPYAKAREMIGGFFLLNCATREEAVAIAAECPAAQWCTVEIRELGPCFA
- a CDS encoding YciI family protein, with protein sequence MRFMIIVKANADTEAGRLPDDALFAEMAAYHEALAQAGALLDAAGLQPSSAGWRIRYADGRRSVVDGPFAESKELVAGYTVIQARSRQEALEWTRRFPAPMGPGVAAEIEVRPLYEIDDLRQAAGTPGV